A genomic region of Cotesia glomerata isolate CgM1 linkage group LG9, MPM_Cglom_v2.3, whole genome shotgun sequence contains the following coding sequences:
- the LOC123271453 gene encoding Meckel syndrome type 1 protein-like has protein sequence MFSRNSGKLKIAGEYRVNQPIDHFKLKIKILQQKSPLVDLFDSEEEIHDSNYLESEEKTISWQEKIFSSSEVKLYSEEKNCKSQLQKDYHELITSENVQGSRLFTYTVGDSYRRDKTAVTSSNYSSFLSKNNASALPGIQNRKPFNERYNKQVVDNSPTDSRIRSSHYLYLDCRVMYVMVDLSSREQVSSDPETSEILLCTLTYNKAGKVLSIDPDINNAEPYIIESIGMNYEYWIEHVSVCDPQTDNSTSNLLNEIPKVYYQDKNNSDIELPPANILRLFLTLDFTEARDFNYNSIFITYTIDLPKFWSTNHRERLYGRTQRCKMINKSAHFSYVAEITLDLDLNCMNDVPSWPYLLISVGSLDNWTRYRIEGYTSIPLPSSSGSYEFRLQTWRPVYGVINTLRRFFTGGTAELEDIAYCGIPRDHEGKSLDKKQLRVVPSGTVGLKVNIVQQIKSSSKNREYKFQERLNSGSLLNTVNSVLEQFKAARERMIQARSDRIDFLNKD, from the exons ATGTTCTCGCGTAATtctggaaaattaaaaatagctgGAGAGTACAGGGTCAACCAGCCGAttgatcattttaaattaaa AATAAAAATCCTCCAGCAGAAGTCACCTCTGGTGGATCTGTTTGACTCTGAGGAAGAAATCCACGATTCAAACTACCTCGAGTCCGAAGAGAAGACAATAAGCTGGCAGGAGAAGATCTTCAGCTCGTCAGAGGTGAAATTATACAGCGAAGAAAAGAACTGCAAGAGCCAGCTCCAGAAAGACTACCACGAGCTGATTACCAGCGAGAATGTCCAAGGGTCCAGGCTGTTCACCTACACCGTCGGAGATTCATATCGCCGAGACAAAACCGCGGTCACTTCCAGTAATTACAGCtcatttttatccaaaaacaatGCTTCGGCTCTGCCTGGGATCCAGAATCGCAAGCCGTTTAACGAACGGTACAACAAACAAGTGGTTGACAACAGCCCAACTGACTCTAGGATTCGATCCAGTCACTATTTGTACCTGGACTGCAGAGTTATGTACGTGATGGTGGATTTGTCATCCAGGGAGCAAGTTTCTTCTGATCCCGAGACTTCGGAAATTCTTCTCTGCACGTTGACTTATAACAAAGCCGGCAAAGTTTTAAGTATTGACCCGGATATCAACAACGCCGAGCCTTATATCATCGAGAGTATTGGAATGAATTACGAGTACTGGATCGAGCATGTTTCAGTTTGTGATCCGCAAACTGATAATTCaactagtaatttattaaat GAAATACCAAAAGTTTactatcaagataaaaataattcagatatCGAATTACCACCTGCAAATATTTTacgtttatttttaacattagatTTCACAGAAGCACGTGATTTCAATTACAATTCGATATTTATTACGTACACAATCGATTTACCAAAATTCTGGAGCACGAATCATCGCGAAAGACTCTATGGAAGAACTCAGCGatgtaaaatgataaataaatcagCTCATTTCAGTTACGTAGCTGAAATAACACTGGATCTTGATTTAAATTGTATGAATGATGTGCCCTCGTGGCCTTATTTGTTAATTTCCGTCGGTTCTCTGGACAATTGGACcag gtaTCGGATAGAAGGTTACACATCAATACCTCTGCCATCGTCTTCTGGGTCCTACGAGTTCAGGTTACAAACTTGGAGACCAGTTTACGGAGTCATCAATACTCTAAGAAGATTTTTCACCGGCGGAACTGCTGAGCTGGAAGATATCGCTTATTGCGGAATACCCCGAGACCACGAAGGAAAGAGCTTGGACAAAAAACAACTCAGGGTTGTGCCTAGTGGAACTGTTGGTCTAAAGGTTAATATTGTTCAGCAGATTAAGAGCAGCTCCAAAAATCGAGAATATAAGTTTCAGGAGAGATTGAACTCTGGGAGCTTACTTAATACTGTTAATAGTGTGCTAGAGCAGTTTAAAGCTGCGAGGGAGAGGATGATCCAAGCGAGATCTGAtagaattgattttttaaataaagattag